Proteins encoded by one window of Synechococcus sp. WH 7805:
- the fabZ gene encoding 3-hydroxyacyl-ACP dehydratase FabZ, which produces MTSSSANDVVTSQPVLNAEQIMGLLPHRYPFALVDRVLEHVPGEKAVAIKNVTLNEPQFQGHFPARPLMPGVLIVEAMAQVGGLIVTQMPDLPKGLFVFAGIDGVRFRRPVVPGDQLCISCELLSLKRKRFGKVKAEATVDGQLVCSGELMFSLVD; this is translated from the coding sequence TTGACCTCTTCCTCCGCCAACGACGTTGTGACGTCCCAGCCCGTGCTCAATGCGGAGCAGATCATGGGTCTGTTGCCGCACCGCTACCCCTTTGCCCTGGTCGATCGGGTGCTCGAGCATGTTCCAGGTGAAAAGGCCGTGGCCATCAAAAATGTGACTCTGAATGAGCCCCAGTTTCAAGGGCATTTTCCGGCACGACCGCTAATGCCTGGCGTGCTGATCGTGGAGGCGATGGCTCAGGTGGGCGGCCTGATCGTGACCCAGATGCCCGATCTCCCCAAGGGACTGTTCGTGTTTGCCGGCATCGACGGCGTGCGTTTCCGTCGCCCGGTGGTCCCCGGTGATCAGCTCTGCATCAGTTGTGAACTCCTCAGCCTCAAGCGCAAGCGCTTCGGCAAGGTGAAGGCGGAAGCCACCGTGGATGGTCAGCTGGTTTGTTCCGGCGAGTTGATGTTCTCGCTGGTGGATTGA
- the lpxA gene encoding acyl-ACP--UDP-N-acetylglucosamine O-acyltransferase, whose translation MMSEQRSTVVTAESRPAQVHPLAVVDPRAELAAGVVIGPGAVVGPDVQIGAHSWVGPNVVLDGRLIIGEHNKIYPGACLGQEPQDLKYKGAPTEVVIGNHNTIRECVTINRATDEGEQTRIGDHNLLMAYCHLGHNCELGNGIVMSNSIQVAGHVLIEDHAVIGGCLGIHQFVQIGGMAMVGGMTRVDRDVPPYCLVEGHPGRVRGLNRVGLRRRGLDRKDDGQDLKQLQEIWSLLYRSDHVIAEGLKLAREQSLLPLADHLCTFLEGSITSGRRGPMPAVGSR comes from the coding sequence ATGATGAGCGAACAGCGTTCCACTGTTGTGACTGCCGAGAGCCGGCCTGCCCAGGTCCACCCCCTCGCTGTTGTCGATCCGCGCGCCGAGCTTGCAGCTGGTGTGGTGATCGGTCCTGGTGCCGTCGTCGGTCCCGATGTCCAGATTGGTGCTCACTCTTGGGTCGGCCCCAATGTCGTTCTGGATGGCCGCCTGATCATCGGAGAGCACAACAAGATCTATCCGGGTGCCTGCTTGGGGCAGGAACCACAGGATCTGAAATACAAGGGCGCGCCCACAGAGGTGGTCATCGGCAATCACAACACCATTCGCGAGTGCGTCACGATCAATAGGGCTACTGATGAGGGCGAGCAGACTCGGATCGGTGACCACAACTTATTGATGGCTTACTGCCATCTCGGCCATAACTGTGAATTGGGCAACGGCATCGTGATGTCCAACAGCATTCAGGTGGCAGGTCATGTCTTGATCGAGGATCACGCTGTGATCGGGGGGTGCCTCGGCATTCATCAGTTTGTGCAGATCGGTGGCATGGCAATGGTGGGTGGCATGACACGGGTCGATCGTGATGTCCCCCCTTACTGCCTTGTGGAGGGACACCCCGGACGGGTGCGCGGACTGAACCGGGTGGGATTGCGCCGGCGGGGCCTTGATCGCAAGGACGATGGCCAGGACCTCAAGCAACTGCAGGAGATCTGGTCGCTGCTGTATCGCTCCGACCATGTGATTGCCGAGGGCCTCAAACTGGCTCGAGAGCAGTCCCTCCTGCCTCTGGCGGATCACCTCTGCACCTTCCTTGAAGGGTCCATTACCTCTGGGCGTCGTGGTCCAATGCCGGCAGTTGGCTCTCGTTGA
- the lpxB gene encoding lipid-A-disaccharide synthase, which translates to MVRLLISTGEVSGDLQGSLLIEALHRQASLRGLDLEVLALGGSRMQAAGAELLADTSPMGAIGLWEALPLVMPTLKLQARVDQVLQQRPPDGVVLIDYMGANVRLGNSLRRRLPSVPITYYIAPQEWAWRIGDGGTTQLLKFTDRILAIFPEEASFYASRGADVTWVGHPLLDSVANRPDRVAARARLSLPPEGRLLLLFPASRPQELKYLMPVLVQAAARLQARDPSLDVMVPAGLASFEQPLKEALSAAGVRASVVPAAEADTMKPWLFAAADLALGKSGTVNVELALHGVPQVVGYRVSRVTAWVARHLLRFQVKHISPVNLLLDERLVPELLQDAFDADQLVELAAPLLDNPAAREVMLSGYKRLTETLGKPGVTDRAACAILDQLPPTPTAS; encoded by the coding sequence ATGGTGCGATTGCTGATCAGCACCGGTGAGGTGTCGGGAGATCTGCAGGGAAGTCTGTTGATCGAGGCCCTGCACCGGCAGGCCTCCCTCAGAGGGTTGGATCTGGAGGTGCTGGCTCTCGGCGGCAGCCGGATGCAGGCGGCTGGAGCGGAACTGCTGGCGGATACGTCGCCGATGGGGGCGATTGGCCTGTGGGAGGCCCTTCCTCTGGTGATGCCCACCCTCAAGCTGCAGGCCCGCGTGGATCAAGTGCTGCAGCAGCGTCCACCGGATGGGGTGGTGTTGATCGATTACATGGGGGCGAATGTGCGCCTAGGCAACAGTTTGCGGCGGCGGTTGCCGTCGGTTCCGATCACTTACTACATCGCACCGCAGGAGTGGGCCTGGCGCATCGGTGACGGAGGTACCACCCAGCTGCTGAAGTTCACCGATCGGATTCTGGCCATTTTTCCGGAGGAAGCTTCGTTCTATGCCAGTCGGGGGGCAGATGTGACGTGGGTTGGCCACCCCCTCCTCGACAGTGTGGCCAACCGTCCGGACCGGGTCGCCGCCCGCGCGCGGCTGTCGCTGCCGCCGGAAGGCCGGCTGCTCTTGTTATTTCCAGCATCCAGGCCCCAGGAGTTGAAGTACCTGATGCCGGTGTTGGTGCAGGCGGCAGCCCGGCTACAAGCTCGCGATCCCTCCTTGGATGTGATGGTTCCTGCCGGACTGGCCTCCTTTGAACAGCCCCTCAAGGAGGCCCTGTCTGCTGCTGGTGTGCGGGCCTCCGTGGTGCCGGCCGCAGAGGCCGACACCATGAAGCCGTGGTTGTTCGCGGCGGCGGATCTGGCCCTGGGCAAATCAGGCACGGTGAATGTGGAACTGGCGCTCCATGGAGTGCCCCAGGTGGTGGGGTATCGGGTGAGCCGGGTTACGGCCTGGGTGGCACGCCATCTGCTGCGCTTTCAGGTGAAGCACATCTCTCCAGTGAATCTGCTGCTGGATGAGCGCCTGGTGCCGGAGCTCCTGCAGGATGCCTTTGATGCCGACCAACTCGTGGAGTTAGCGGCACCGCTTCTGGATAACCCCGCCGCGCGGGAGGTCATGTTGAGTGGCTACAAACGGCTCACAGAAACGCTTGGCAAACCCGGTGTCACCGATCGCGCCGCCTGCGCCATTCTCGACCAGCTTCCCCCCACCCCAACCGCCTCGTGA
- the msrA gene encoding peptide-methionine (S)-S-oxide reductase MsrA, whose protein sequence is MRLVLPLLMVGALLLGAPGSVFAAVENAVLAGGCFWCLESDLEKLPGVLSVESGYSGGTVARPTYRQVTSETTGHQEVVEVRFDPAKISYPRLLQSYWRNVDPFDGGGQFCDRGDSYRPVIFINSEAQAQSARASRAAVARELGVPESKLKVEIKPLKTFWPAESYHQNYAKTNTLRYRFYRFSCGRDRRLDEVWGSKARSGGPWSTPAKR, encoded by the coding sequence ATGCGCCTCGTTCTGCCTCTGCTCATGGTGGGAGCCCTGCTTCTCGGGGCTCCAGGTTCCGTGTTCGCGGCCGTGGAGAATGCCGTGCTTGCTGGGGGCTGTTTCTGGTGCTTAGAGAGTGACCTGGAGAAACTTCCCGGGGTGCTTTCGGTGGAGAGTGGCTACAGCGGTGGGACTGTGGCCCGGCCCACGTACCGGCAGGTGACGAGCGAGACCACCGGTCATCAGGAGGTGGTGGAGGTGCGGTTCGATCCTGCCAAGATCAGTTATCCCCGCCTGTTGCAGTCGTATTGGCGCAATGTGGATCCCTTCGATGGCGGTGGTCAGTTCTGCGACCGCGGCGATTCCTATCGGCCGGTGATTTTTATTAACAGTGAGGCGCAGGCTCAGAGTGCTCGGGCTAGCAGGGCTGCGGTTGCCAGGGAACTGGGGGTGCCTGAATCGAAGCTCAAAGTCGAGATCAAGCCTCTTAAGACGTTCTGGCCCGCTGAGAGCTACCACCAGAACTACGCCAAAACCAACACGCTCCGCTACCGCTTCTACCGGTTCAGCTGCGGTCGTGACCGCCGGCTCGATGAGGTATGGGGCAGTAAAGCCCGCAGCGGTGGTCCATGGAGCACGCCGGCGAAGCGTTGA